In Choloepus didactylus isolate mChoDid1 chromosome 18, mChoDid1.pri, whole genome shotgun sequence, the genomic stretch tgggacacctataacttgtatatttttgtgcttcatgttttcattcagttccctgagaccctgcttatatttttccattcttttccctatctattcttttgtgtataggatttcagatgttctgtcttctagttcactgatcctttcttctgcctcttcacgtctgctgttgtatgtctccattgtgtttttcatctcttctattgtgcctttcattcccataagttctgccatttgttttttcaagtttacgaattcttctttatggtcaccagtgtcttctttatagccttcatctcttttgtcacattttctttcagtgcATTGATTTGatatagaagatttgtttgaacatctttaattagttgtttcaactcctgaatctcagttgaggtgttagtttgttcctttgactggggcgtatctttgtgttttcctggtgtggcttgtgatattttgctgtctgggcatctgattttcttgattagtttattctgggggttgttttctctcatttgcctaggttttcttgttggttgtctttaatctctatctttttcttgtttctctcactggccagttgtcatatTGGCTCTACCCCCCAGTCTTCCCCACAAAATCAGTACCCATCATGGCCTGCCAcaaggatgggaggtaggcactgggcaccccacaagttcactgtgtgtggcagtacaaatctgctggcttccagtgatgctctgctttctgccagccagcaagacctgggtttgtttcagAGCCCtgttttaacagttgggtcttctgtatttctcagccaagaAGGGCCGGGTTTCTGTACAGGGCATGTagtagaccagctccagtggtcCTAAacaagggtctggagcatctttttaagagTTTTAGTTCCCTTGCACCTTCCGGACTGTCCAGCAAATGGCGCTGTcaagtaacttaattgtcctcagaagctgctttgcctccaagcacaggctgaatctacacaggtgagccgaaactgtgggattcctatgccctcactttgctggccaaaatctggctcgatgtggggctccacctgtggcagaggatgccctcagctgacccagtactccagccatccccaaggcaagaaGATGGccgccagctgctgcttccctcaagggtgggggaagggctttcagacccagggctggaaacacagaatatagtctctgtccacattttctcagtctctgtccctcactgacctgggccttgagatgtcctccCCTGTTTCCatgtcttcaaatggtgggggtatgtctcactgctgtgagagattttatagtctgtgtccgtggtgggaggggtcccgtctgctgtttctgtgcctttcccacactgagaccaagtgagagggaagggagaggaccagCCGGTTCAGGATGgtagattcctacctgatatttcttctctttcttcagttcggcatttgcagggtccttctccagtctatatcctcctccagagtttcagacaattcagaattgtccttttttcattgaatttctggagagaagttttcagtagctgtttacgtcGCCATGTTGACCCCAGTATTGTCTatcttaatcctcacaaaaaacTAACTTGTATGAACTTATAATAAGACTTTCTGCTGGTATCACAggatgcatttgtgtgtgtgtgtgtaatcttaAAATAATTCTCACTACTTGTAAGgcattatccctgttttacagctgaagaaagtaaagcacaaaatatttattgtccAGGTTTACATGGTAGAAGAGCTGATGTTTGAGCCCAAGTTGCCTGGCTCTGAAGCCTGTCATACTGCCTCATTGTATCATGCTGTTCCCAGATCTtttgttgccctctctctctttaacccCCACACACCAGCATCACTTTCGGGAGAAGGTGTTCTCCACATACTTGCTGGAAATTTCAGATGCCAAAGGACTAGGCTGTAGAGAGATGGGCCGGCAATCATTGCTTTGTTCAGTTCTTCATGAAACCTAAAGGTGTGTGTAGACTGAGGCAATCTAGCCGACATCTCCACAGTCACAGATAATTGCTGGCCACCGATATCGTCAGCATTAGAATTGAGGACAGGGCTCTATCCTTGGCCTGGGGTGAGGCAGACAGgacaagggaagagagaagggacaGTCAGCTCAGATCTGTAAGGCTATGCAATGCAAGAATGGAACGAAAAAGACCCAGCATATGTATTCAATGAAAGTGCAGGGTcattggaaaacaaacaaatgtgtTCCATTATAGTACAGGTATGGTCTGCAAAGCACTGTTAGGGATTTCCAAGGTGCTCTGCATTCATTCAGTCCACACTTTCTGATCACCTGTCAACAGCCTGGGCCAGGCTACTTACTGAGAACAGAGATAATTCAAACATacttcctgccctcaaggagcaaGCAATTTAGGGAAGGAGACACCCAAATGAGTTGGAGATTTGGAGGGCTTTTTAAAACTCAGATAGCTGGATCCCATCCTCAGAGTTTTTCATACATTAGGTCTGGGTGAGGGCTtaagaatttgcatttataacaagtttccaggtgatgctgctgctgcttgtCCGagaatcacactttgagaaccactgatcaaAACCAACAAATATATGTTCTATAATAAAGGTAAATACAGATTGCTGAGGGAGTGCTGAGAAGGGAGAGATTAATACTGCCTTGGAGAGTTCAGAAACGGCCTTGAAGGATGGGTAGAACTTAGGATTTTCCCTGGCTACATGGAGGGGAAGAACAAAGTCACATGGACCACCTGAATAAAGACCCTGGGGCTCAGAAGAGGTTTGGCAGGTTGGAGCCCAGGGGTTGTTAAGGGTAGGAGGAGTCATAGGAACTTAATACTGAAGGAAAGACAGGTGGGAGTGAGAGTTCAAACCTTGGAAACAAGAAAGCCaataaaggattttaagcaggcAAGTGGTGGACTTAAAGTTGTGTTTAGGGCAGTTTCTCAAAAGATCTGTAGATCATATAGCTCCACTCCAGACCTGAAGGCAGAATCTCTTGGCATGGAGATGCACCTTTAACAAACATTCCAGGCAATTTTGATCCACACTAAAGCTTGAGAAGGGattggagaagagaaagaactaaagccAGGAGGTCAGTTAGGGAGAAGGTAGGAAGGGATAGAAAAGGTAGATTTAAAAGCCATAAGGTGAAATTCACAGAATTTGACTTGAAGGGTGGTATGTGAAAAGGGTTCAAGGCAATTACAAGGTTTCAGGGTTTAGTTcctattttaaagagaaaaagagagggaaaaaagaaagagcaaaaggggaagaagcagatAGCAGGCTGGGAGACCACAGAGGTGGAAATGGGCAGGGTAGCGTGGTGTAGTGGGAAGAGCACAGGGCTGGGAATGGGGAGAACTTGCTCTGTGCCACAAACTGACTTTGCTGCTCTAGAGCTGTACTCTCATCTTTCATGATCTCTGAGGTCTCTCCCAACTCTAAAATTTCATATTccaaataaagcagaaaatattttaatttgatataAAAGTACAACTACATAATTAGGGTGATAAACCATTGAAATGTGATCCTGAGGGCTGCTGGGTATATTGGTCCGTGGAGAGCCTCAAGAAGAGAAGTGATGAAACCTTTTATCCTGATTGTTCCCCACAACTTGCCCCCAAACCAATCCTGTAGGTTCCTCATTGCTCAGATGAGTAAAAACTGTGGGAAGGGTTTTCCTTCTCCTGCACTCCAGACACTTAGTACCATCTAAAAACACTCTTCCATTGGGTGATGGGAAATTATCCGGTTTGAGAGGCAACTAGATCTGGTTTCCAGATCTAGATTTGAATCCCGTCTATACCCCTCATCAGGTTTCAAACCCAGAATAGTAACTTATcctttctgaatctcagtttcctcaagtcCAAACGGGAGGAAAATACCCAAGATGCagagctgtgaggattaaatgggcaGTCGACTTATGGTAAAAAGCATGGACTCGGGAGTTGGATTGCATTTGTCTGAGTCCAGATCCACCGCTTACTAGCTATGATTACTTACCTCCTGAAGCCTCAGTGTCTTCAATTatagaatgaaaataataataacctaTCTCCTAGTGTTGTTATAAGGCTCAAAGGTGAATTAATGTACGTGAATAAACTAACTCTGCCTGGTACCTGCCTCATTAATTTTCTTAGCTAGTTAACGTTATGACATCACTATGTAAATACTGGGGGAAAATACCCTCATTCGATTGATCTTTGTCTCTCCCTCCTTACGCCTAAGAGTACACACGGTAGGCACCAATAAATGtcccatttttttctctgcatcttctaAGGCAAAAACGTAGAGTGGAGACATGCCCCTCTCCTAGAGCGAGAGAAGGGAACTACAATAGAAGACAGCGGAGCTGCTGAGTCAAAAGATCGCGCGCGCATCTTGCTTACTCGTCTATCAGGAGGCCAGTCACAGAAAACTTATGTCGTTGTCTACTGCCGGAGCGGCTAATAAAGTTTGATTCAAATAAATAAGCTGCCAGGCCTTACTTCCTCCTCATGAACTTCCTGTCCGCAAGGCAGATTCTGAACGCCACACAAGCAGCGCGCGGAGGCCTGAAGGGCGGTGGCGGAAGTGAGGTCATTCCTCCCTGGGGTGAAAGGTCAGCGGAAGTGGTGCTCGTTCCTTTCTGCCGTAGGCATCAGTGTTTGCTGTTGGTGAGTAGAGTCCTGGGAAAGGGTTTCTAATCTGTCGCCATCCGCGGCTTGGGGATTGGATTGCGGGGCGACGCCGGCTGCGTTCCGTTCCTCGGCTTCTGGAGGCTTCGTGGCGGTTCCGGTCCTGGGAGGAGGGTCCGCGGGTGGCGGTGAACGTAGTGTGAAAGTCCGCACCCACGGTCTGAGTTTGCGCGCAGTGGTCGGCTCAGAAGGTCTTTGGCCTTCCGCATTTCTGAACTGCTTCTTATTATTCTCCGCAGAAATGGGCAAGTTTATGAAACCCGGGAAGGTGGTGTTGGTGCTGGCCGGACGCTACTCGGGACGTAAAGCTGTCATCGTGAAGGTACCAGCTTTGCAGGCCTCTTCGCCCTCATCCTGGGAGCCGGGCAGGGTTCCGAGAGCGCGCAGGCCCCCTAGTTCTGGGGCCGGGGGCGTTGCTGTTAGAGGGCTGAATGCATAGGAGCTTTTGTGAGAGGaagatgcaaaataaaaccaactGTGGATGGAGTTATGCACCTAACCCACAATGCATCCTCCACCAAAGAGTCTAAGTAAATAATAATAGGCGCTATCTTTTATTGAATTCTTAAGTGCCTGACACTGCGTTACAGGTGCTGCCTTTATTCAATCCTTCCAGCAACCACAGGGGCTTCTTTCTGCTGCTGAGGTTTAGAGATGTTCGATAATTTACCTGGGTCAAACCGGTCCTACGTGTTGCAGCTGGGATTCTGTAAGAAGAGGAGAGATTGCAGCTAGCCAAAATGCAAAATGGCCACTTAGCCCTTCACTGTTTGCCTCTACCTACAATTTGTAGCCTTATGCCAGATATCCCTAGATTCTGGCCACAACTGTTTGCTGTTGTTGGGACAGGCAGGCACCCCTGGTTCCCCTTCCTCCATCTACCTGAGACTGGTTGGTTTTCCTGAGGGCAAGAGGTAGGCTGCCAGACCAATCCTGGCTCTACCCTTTAAAGTAGCATGTCCATGGAGGAAGTTAATGGATTTTGCTTAGCACATtacaagcactcaataaatgttaactgttatctttttaaatttctttccttccagAAGCTTTTCCAGATCTCTTCTGATGGAGTGAATATTGCCCTTCAGTTTAGCATAGCACTCAATATGGTTTGCTTTGTATTATATGACTTTTCTTCCCTTACATAGTGGGGTCTCAGAGACCCAGGGATGGGAGTATTCTTTTTACACATGCCCTACATCTAGCACAAGGCCTACGTAGGCCCTCAATTAATTCCAAATGTAATTCTTTCTCATTTAGAACATTGATGATGGCACCTCAGACCGCCCCTACAGCCATGCTTTGGTAGCTGGAATTGGACCTGTTACTACCCCCGCAAAGTGACAGCTGCCATGGGCAAGAAGAAAATCGCTAAGAGATCAAAGATCAAGTCTTTTGTGAAAGTTTATAACTACAATCACCTCATGCCCACAAGGTGAGTGTTTTCAGGAATGGGAATGAAAGTGAGTTTTagatttctcttctccctttctgccCTGCTGAATCTGAAGACAACTTTGCACTTTTTCAGTGGGGGGAAAGGTTTTTCACTCTTTAACTTAACAAAAGTTGAAATATAAAATAGCCATGATTCtcgtctgtttgttttttaaatgtggttTCCCATTTTAACCGTTTTTAAGTGTACACGTTAGTGGTGTtgtgtttacaatgttgtgctgctgtcaccaccatcccttaccaaGACTTTTTCCTGACCCCAAACAGAAGGTTCCCAGTCTTGCCTCTTTCATCTACCTTGTAGCTATATTTCCTGTGAATCCCTAGATTAGTCTTTCTGTGATGACTTGGCAGGATTGAAAAAGTCTTAAGCTTGCTCTTTGTTAATCTCTTCTCCCTCCCACATCTGTAAATTCTTTCAGTGTTAggtaaaaattgttttgtttctatCTACACTAACTAAACACGGGCAAAGTCTGGCCCGTCTTTTCCTGTGCCACCTTCAAGTATAGTTACTATAGGTTTTCAAAAATggttgttgagtgaatgaaagcAAGCCTCCCAGATTAATTCCAGTCAATTGTTGGGCCTTTTAATTCCTGCCATTCCCAGTATTAGAGTGTGCAGCATTTACACTATCTTGGTATAAAGGTTATAAAGAAGTATAAGACCTTGGGAGAGTCCTGGGTGGGAATGATCAAAACCTGGCAGCACATACCTTAAAGTTTGCATGTTTATTCTGCTTTTGACTTGCAGACCTAAAAGGACAGAACTGATCAGTGGGTGCTAGCTGCCTGGCTTTTGCATTTTCATAGTGAGAGTCTGGGTGGCTTTGCATAGGTAGAATTTGAACAACACTAAGGAAAAGGGCTCCAAATAGAAATAACTGCCATGATGAAAGTAAAGAGTTCTAATAAAGTGAGGGTTCTTAGCTTAGAAAAACAGATCAGTTGCAGAAAATTGAGAATGAAAGTGAAACATTTCAGTGGCTTCAATCCATGTAAAGGAATTCATTAGAATTTGGGTTTTCCAAAgaatatcttcaggactttggCACGACTTTCAGTGATTGTTCCTATGGAGTCAGGCTCTAGTACATCAATATCACAGGAGTATTTAGAGGCTATCTGAAGGTCCTGTCAGCGTGTGGACTGATCCTACCTCCATACCGTTTCTCTTCTGGCCATCCCTCTCCAGGTACTCTGTGGATATTCCCTTGGACAAAACCGTTGTCAACAAGGATGTGTTCAGAGACCCTGCTCTTAAACGCAAGGCCCGGCGTGAGGCCAAGGTCAAATTTGAGGAGAGGTAAGTAGGCTCTGGTGGTGGGTGTTGAGGTACAGTTTCACTAATCCCTGTGAAGGGAATATCCGTCtccctgttttttctttcctcattggtgtccttttttttcctttaggtaTAAGACGGGCAAAAACAAGTGGTTCTTCCAGAAGCTGCGGTTTTAGATATTTTTTGTTTCGatcattaaaaatgcaaaaagaaaaatccctgtGTCTGACTGCTGCATGTATTAGACTGGGAAAAGGGGAACATTCATGGGATGAGAGGCACTGGGAGGTAGATGAGGGGCTgcggaaaaatgtaaaaataaaagttaaatttgCCTTTTTGAGACTTGGACTATTTCTGTCCTCGGCCTGGATTTCCTTAATGATCTGGCTGCCTTCTGCCTTCATATGATCTACTGAACTGTTTACCAGCACTACTGCTGACATTTTGGGTGGGGTAATTCTTTGTGCAGAATTGTTTAGCATCTCTGGCTTCAGTCCATTATATACCGGGAGAACCCAGGCCAATTCCTTCCCCCACCCATTGTGAGCACCAAGAGCCCCTCTAAGTGGAGACCAGGTACTTAGGAGGTTTTCAAACCACAATGCCTGTGGGAATCAACTGGGTTTATTAAAGCACAGGTTGCTGAGTCCCACCCTCAGACTTTGTGGTGccaaagaatttgcatttctagcgtACTCTCCAGTGATACTGATCTATGGACTGTGCTGGGTAATCACTGCTAGAGATGATGGAGATGGATGCTAATGATGGAGTCCTGGGCCCTAGAGCAACTGTTACAAGTGGGacaaggtggggagtggggggtgctGTCTCCCAATCTGGGTCCTGGGTCTTATCTAGCAGAGACAAAGTGACTCAGAGCTTGGGCGCTGAATTGTGTTCCGTGGTGCAGGAGAGGCAGGCAGTGGTCGTTTTGCGCTTAATTGCTGCCTGGCATTTTACCTCTCACTAGGATATTGACTTGGATGTTGTACCGATGAAACAGACTTTTCAGCTGAGCTGCCTCTAAATCATTAGGGGGTTGAACTGGGATTCAAACAGCCTTCTCTGAAGCTTTGCACTTGACACCATGCTAATACCCGAAATAGAAGTGGAGGGAAGGGGTTGCAAACTGGGGTTAGGAGGTAACTCATAACTGGAAAAACTGGTCTGGGTGACAATATTAGGAAACAAATATACCATGCATGTACTTTGATTTGAAGCCTCTCA encodes the following:
- the RPL27 gene encoding LOW QUALITY PROTEIN: 60S ribosomal protein L27 (The sequence of the model RefSeq protein was modified relative to this genomic sequence to represent the inferred CDS: deleted 2 bases in 1 codon), whose product is MGKFMKPGKVVLVLAGRYSGRKAVIVKNIDDGTSDRPYSHALVAGIGCYYPRKVTAAMGKKKIAKRSKIKSFVKVYNYNHLMPTRYSVDIPLDKTVVNKDVFRDPALKRKARREAKVKFEERYKTGKNKWFFQKLRF